In Vibrio atlanticus, the following proteins share a genomic window:
- a CDS encoding acyltransferase: MKQRILFFDLARCVAAIAVIAIHVLAPYRNELSTIPFGEWLTAITVNGFSRWAVPVFILISGALMLSDQRPFDAKYYLKRRLGKVLIPFIVWSLFYTYLSGWSLMGFDADVSWEVLLNSYHHYTYYHLGFFYYFIPLYFVIPFLQIMVRKYGDRSVYAFTAVWLFTTLLFLLKIDGPWSHELWLYTGYLPLGYLLYKMVPLNKMTVGVSVLLGGLALLTTVYMVVDASLVAEEYTVGRWLSYKTLNTVLAASMVFMVCRYYGEGLSEKSNQVVGFISKHSLGIYLLHPIFLWPMKEFGWYQGHPAWVIPLWIVISGAGALWMSWLVSKSEKTRWLLP; this comes from the coding sequence ATGAAGCAGCGAATTCTATTTTTTGATTTAGCACGATGTGTCGCGGCCATAGCTGTTATCGCGATTCATGTTTTGGCGCCTTATCGTAATGAATTAAGCACCATTCCTTTCGGTGAGTGGCTGACTGCCATTACGGTGAATGGTTTCAGCCGCTGGGCAGTGCCTGTGTTCATCTTGATTTCTGGTGCATTGATGTTGAGTGATCAGCGCCCGTTTGACGCTAAATACTACCTCAAGCGCCGTCTGGGTAAGGTACTGATCCCATTCATTGTTTGGTCGCTTTTCTATACCTACCTATCAGGTTGGTCGCTAATGGGTTTTGATGCGGACGTCAGCTGGGAGGTTTTGCTCAATAGTTATCACCACTACACGTACTATCACCTTGGTTTCTTCTATTACTTCATCCCACTCTACTTTGTGATTCCTTTTTTACAGATCATGGTCAGAAAGTACGGTGATAGATCTGTCTATGCCTTTACGGCGGTATGGTTGTTCACAACGCTATTGTTCTTATTGAAAATCGATGGCCCTTGGAGTCACGAGTTGTGGTTGTACACCGGGTACTTACCGTTGGGTTACCTGCTGTATAAGATGGTTCCACTTAACAAGATGACTGTCGGCGTGAGTGTGTTACTTGGTGGATTAGCGTTACTGACCACGGTTTATATGGTGGTTGATGCAAGTTTGGTCGCAGAAGAGTACACGGTAGGGCGTTGGTTATCTTACAAGACGTTGAACACCGTATTAGCGGCGAGCATGGTGTTCATGGTGTGCCGTTACTATGGTGAAGGCTTGTCTGAGAAGAGCAATCAAGTGGTTGGTTTTATCAGTAAACACAGCTTAGGTATTTATCTGCTGCACCCGATTTTCTTATGGCCAATGAAAGAGTTCGGTTGGTACCAAGGCCACCCTGCTTGGGTTATTCCATTATGGATCGTGATCAGCGGAGCTGGCGCGTTATGGATGAGCTGGTTGGTCTCTAAGTCAGAGAAAACACGTTGGTTATTGCCTTAG
- a CDS encoding alpha/beta fold hydrolase, which produces MENHSATLFSYTQEPEFEQAIKHPISTFWQQRKDGYVTSSGKKRLYWCSLTSPTHTKAIVISNGRIECCLKYQELFYDFYQQGYDVYSFDHQGQGQSERMVTDSDIGHIHEFDDYVSDMSDIIASFDLSKYSNRYLLAHSMGSTIATRYLQTHPNHPFDKVTLCAPMFGINTEWYFKPIAMLVGQALTAFYAKPTYAPGQQAYYSKPFENNLLSHSKVRYQWFRCLYDGSPSLQVGGPSTRWVWQGLMAAKQAIQQTRQIKIPLLLIQAGEEKIVSNDAQMKFINKLKKTNSDCQFKVIEGSRHEVLFEQDEYRNHTLDAINQFFA; this is translated from the coding sequence ATGGAAAACCACAGTGCCACCCTGTTTTCATACACGCAAGAACCTGAGTTCGAGCAAGCGATTAAACACCCGATCTCCACCTTTTGGCAACAACGAAAGGATGGTTATGTTACATCATCTGGTAAAAAAAGATTGTACTGGTGTAGCTTAACTTCTCCGACACACACCAAAGCTATTGTTATTTCAAATGGTCGCATCGAGTGCTGCTTAAAATACCAAGAGCTCTTTTATGATTTCTATCAGCAAGGTTATGACGTTTATTCATTTGACCACCAAGGTCAAGGTCAGTCGGAACGTATGGTAACAGACTCTGACATTGGTCACATTCACGAGTTTGATGATTACGTATCAGATATGTCTGACATTATTGCCAGTTTTGATCTTAGCAAGTATTCCAATCGCTACCTGCTCGCACATTCGATGGGCAGTACAATCGCCACTCGCTACTTGCAAACTCATCCCAACCACCCGTTTGACAAAGTCACTCTGTGCGCTCCGATGTTTGGGATCAATACTGAATGGTACTTCAAGCCTATCGCAATGCTTGTTGGACAAGCTCTCACCGCTTTTTATGCCAAGCCGACTTATGCCCCCGGGCAACAGGCATATTACTCTAAGCCCTTCGAAAATAACTTATTAAGCCACAGTAAGGTGCGCTATCAGTGGTTCCGTTGCCTGTATGACGGCTCCCCTTCTTTGCAGGTTGGCGGACCAAGTACTCGCTGGGTATGGCAAGGGTTAATGGCAGCCAAGCAGGCAATACAACAAACTCGTCAAATCAAGATCCCACTGCTATTGATTCAGGCAGGGGAAGAGAAGATTGTGAGTAACGATGCTCAAATGAAGTTCATCAATAAGCTAAAAAAGACCAACTCTGATTGCCAGTTTAAGGTGATTGAGGGTTCTAGGCATGAGGTGCTGTTTGAGCAAGATGAATACCGTAATCACACACTGGATGCTATCAATCAGTTTTTTGCCTAG
- the arsJ gene encoding organoarsenical effux MFS transporter ArsJ: MFSNLSQSVRQYMLVTFNYWNFTITDGALRMLVVLYFYDLGYSSLEIASLFLFYEFFGVVTNLIGGWLGARLGLNKTMNIGLGMQVVALGMLAVPTVMLTIPWVMAAQALSGIAKDLNKMSAKSSIKTLVPDEQQGALYKWIAILTGSKNALKGAGFFIGGLLLSTIGFQYAVLAMAAVLTLVFIGSLVSLEADMGKAKTKPKFKQIFSKSESINILSAARMFLFGARDVWFVIALPIYLGSVFGWDHSWVGGFLAAWTIAYGFVQGIAPKITGKAQGKVPDGHAALLWAGALAIVTAGIAYAVQIGWQPELVIIGGLMVFGAIFAVNSSLHSYLIVSYAKGDGVSLDVGFYYMANAMGRLIGTILSGLVFQMAGLSACLWVSFAFLAITTVISLRLPKVPQISAA, encoded by the coding sequence ATGTTTTCAAATCTAAGTCAGAGCGTTCGCCAATACATGCTGGTGACCTTCAATTACTGGAACTTCACCATTACTGATGGTGCACTTCGTATGCTGGTGGTCTTGTATTTCTATGACCTTGGCTACAGTTCGTTAGAGATCGCCTCACTGTTCCTTTTTTATGAATTCTTTGGTGTGGTGACTAACCTAATCGGTGGTTGGTTAGGGGCGCGTCTTGGCCTCAATAAGACCATGAATATCGGCTTAGGGATGCAAGTTGTCGCCTTGGGCATGCTCGCGGTGCCAACCGTAATGTTGACCATTCCTTGGGTAATGGCGGCGCAGGCCTTGTCTGGTATCGCTAAAGATCTCAATAAGATGAGTGCTAAAAGCTCGATTAAAACCTTAGTCCCAGATGAGCAGCAAGGTGCGCTTTATAAGTGGATTGCGATTCTAACCGGATCTAAGAATGCACTGAAAGGTGCAGGGTTCTTTATCGGTGGCTTGCTGCTTTCGACGATTGGTTTCCAATACGCAGTGCTCGCGATGGCTGCTGTGCTGACATTGGTGTTCATTGGCAGTTTAGTGAGCTTAGAAGCAGACATGGGCAAAGCGAAAACTAAGCCTAAGTTCAAACAGATCTTCTCTAAGTCTGAATCCATCAATATCTTGTCGGCTGCGCGTATGTTCCTGTTTGGTGCTCGTGATGTGTGGTTTGTGATTGCTTTGCCGATTTATCTAGGCAGTGTGTTTGGTTGGGACCACTCATGGGTCGGTGGCTTCTTAGCGGCTTGGACCATCGCATACGGTTTTGTGCAGGGCATTGCACCTAAGATTACTGGTAAAGCACAAGGCAAGGTGCCTGATGGACATGCAGCGCTACTATGGGCGGGTGCATTGGCTATTGTGACTGCCGGTATTGCCTATGCGGTGCAAATTGGCTGGCAACCAGAGCTAGTTATCATCGGTGGGTTGATGGTATTTGGTGCCATCTTTGCGGTGAACTCATCACTTCACTCATACCTGATTGTGAGTTACGCGAAAGGCGATGGGGTTTCTCTTGATGTTGGTTTCTACTACATGGCAAACGCGATGGGTCGCTTGATTGGCACGATATTGTCGGGCTTGGTATTCCAAATGGCCGGTTTGTCTGCGTGTCTGTGGGTCTCCTTCGCATTCTTAGCGATAACGACGGTGATCTCTCTGCGTTTACCTAAAGTGCCGCAAATCTCAGCGGCATAG
- a CDS encoding lysoplasmalogenase, with protein sequence MWSWLAVSLSGIGAITGTKHGHIGQALLYKVFTFVLLATIALTQSVVVDFTYWVVAGLAISAIADVLHTVTQKRLLHFVCFLLAQLCYSKAFWLQLSGEMVWWLFALLLAACIVAFFLLLPRLDKLVFPVVIMGIVLIQLAWASGEVWLLEPQLSHAVGFVGCCVLLLSALAYALNFYRSPIKGAYFWVTGSYFLAHALIVASLTI encoded by the coding sequence ATGTGGAGTTGGTTGGCGGTTTCCTTGTCTGGTATTGGAGCAATAACAGGAACGAAACATGGGCATATCGGTCAGGCTTTATTGTATAAGGTCTTTACGTTTGTATTATTGGCGACTATTGCTCTAACTCAATCTGTTGTCGTTGATTTTACCTATTGGGTAGTCGCTGGGTTAGCGATATCCGCGATCGCAGATGTGCTTCATACGGTTACTCAAAAACGTCTTCTGCATTTTGTGTGTTTCCTGTTGGCTCAACTTTGTTACAGCAAAGCATTTTGGTTACAGCTATCAGGAGAAATGGTCTGGTGGTTGTTCGCGCTGCTGTTAGCTGCATGTATCGTTGCTTTCTTCCTATTACTCCCTCGCTTAGACAAACTCGTTTTTCCAGTGGTTATCATGGGTATTGTGCTCATTCAGCTTGCTTGGGCTTCTGGTGAAGTCTGGTTACTTGAGCCTCAGCTATCACATGCTGTTGGTTTTGTTGGTTGCTGCGTGCTGCTGCTTTCCGCATTGGCGTACGCCCTAAATTTCTATCGCAGCCCAATCAAGGGCGCTTACTTTTGGGTAACGGGCAGTTATTTTCTTGCACACGCTCTCATCGTTGCTTCCCTCACCATTTAG
- a CDS encoding IS4 family transposase: protein MTYIEPTLWAQKQFGQAHLNDPRRTQRLVALAASLAEQPGVPVSKLIISPAEMEGAYRFIRNEQIKAEDIAEAGFYVTAQEALEQQTLLALEDTTSLSYSHRSIRDELGHSNQGNRHRAMFVHSTLLFAPDTQSVIGLIEQQRWTRDIEKRGQRHQHATRPYKEKESYKWEQASRHVAERLGDKISDVISVCDREADLFEYLTYKREQQQRFLVRSMQSRCIEEHDNRLYSYASTLLSAGEKVLEIPQKGGRKARKAHLDIKYAPVTLKSPANKKEFDNIPLYYVGCIEQGESGNKLAWHLLTSEPITSKEEALKIVSYYERRWLIEDFHKVWKSEGTEVEQLRMQSKDNLERLSVVLAFIATRLLQLRFMNESDELSKTSCEQVLKGKAWKLMWLKLESKKLPKEAPNISWAYNGIARLGGWKNTKRTGRASIKTLWQGWLRLQTILEGYELAKSLD from the coding sequence ATGACCTATATAGAGCCAACCCTTTGGGCACAAAAACAGTTCGGTCAAGCCCACCTTAATGACCCTAGACGCACTCAAAGACTCGTTGCTCTCGCAGCCTCACTGGCCGAGCAACCTGGCGTACCCGTCTCGAAACTCATTATCTCCCCTGCTGAAATGGAAGGGGCTTATCGCTTCATCCGTAATGAGCAAATCAAAGCAGAAGATATCGCAGAAGCGGGTTTTTATGTCACTGCACAAGAAGCATTAGAGCAACAGACACTTCTTGCCTTAGAAGACACCACTTCTCTCAGTTACTCCCATCGCAGCATTCGAGATGAACTCGGGCACTCCAATCAAGGTAATCGACATCGCGCCATGTTCGTACACTCAACCTTACTTTTTGCTCCCGACACTCAATCTGTTATTGGTTTAATTGAACAACAGCGCTGGACTCGTGATATAGAAAAGCGAGGTCAAAGGCACCAGCATGCGACTCGACCATACAAAGAGAAAGAAAGTTATAAGTGGGAACAAGCCTCTCGCCATGTCGCTGAGCGACTTGGCGATAAAATTTCGGATGTCATTTCTGTGTGCGATAGAGAAGCCGACCTATTTGAATACCTCACTTACAAGCGAGAGCAACAACAAAGGTTCCTCGTTCGCTCAATGCAAAGCCGCTGTATTGAAGAGCATGATAATCGTCTTTATAGCTATGCCTCTACCCTGTTATCAGCCGGAGAGAAAGTGCTCGAAATACCGCAAAAAGGCGGTCGTAAAGCTCGCAAGGCTCATTTAGATATCAAATATGCCCCCGTGACACTCAAGTCTCCTGCTAACAAGAAAGAGTTCGATAACATTCCGCTTTACTACGTGGGATGTATAGAACAAGGAGAGAGTGGTAATAAGCTCGCATGGCACTTACTGACTTCAGAGCCGATAACGAGCAAGGAAGAGGCACTCAAAATCGTCAGTTATTATGAGCGGCGCTGGCTAATAGAAGATTTTCATAAAGTCTGGAAAAGTGAAGGGACTGAAGTTGAGCAACTGAGAATGCAAAGTAAGGATAACTTAGAAAGGCTCAGCGTCGTTTTGGCTTTTATCGCGACTCGGTTACTCCAATTGAGGTTTATGAATGAATCAGACGAGTTATCTAAGACCAGTTGTGAGCAGGTATTAAAAGGCAAAGCGTGGAAGTTAATGTGGCTCAAGTTGGAGAGCAAAAAACTACCGAAAGAAGCGCCTAATATATCATGGGCTTACAACGGTATTGCTCGGTTAGGTGGTTGGAAGAATACCAAGCGAACAGGTCGCGCTTCTATAAAGACGTTATGGCAAGGATGGCTTAGGTTACAAACCATCCTTGAAGGGTATGAACTCGCTAAGTCTCTTGATTAA
- the rhtB gene encoding homoserine/homoserine lactone efflux protein, which translates to MDTHVWLAYVVTAILFSLAPGSGTVNSISNGLSYGTKKSLASIVGLQLGLAFHIMLVGAGIGALVAKSALAFTIIKWVGVVYLLWLGIQKWRDKSSLVASEEKSTLSSGKLLRNAVLINLTNPKSIVFLVALFPQFIDPTQPQAPQLLVLGVTTVFIDSVVMLGYTSLASQMGRFIRSDRIMGKINKIFGGMFMGCGALLAAAKA; encoded by the coding sequence ATGGATACTCATGTTTGGCTTGCTTATGTCGTCACGGCGATTTTGTTTAGTTTGGCACCGGGCTCAGGTACCGTTAACTCAATCAGCAATGGGCTCAGCTATGGCACCAAGAAGTCACTTGCGTCGATCGTAGGCTTACAGCTCGGTCTTGCATTTCATATTATGCTGGTGGGAGCGGGTATTGGTGCACTAGTGGCAAAATCCGCCTTGGCATTTACCATCATCAAGTGGGTGGGCGTGGTTTATCTTCTATGGTTAGGCATTCAAAAGTGGCGTGATAAGTCTAGCTTGGTGGCTTCAGAAGAAAAATCAACGCTATCGAGTGGCAAGCTGCTCAGAAATGCAGTGCTTATCAATTTGACTAACCCAAAATCTATCGTTTTCTTAGTTGCTCTTTTTCCGCAATTTATCGATCCGACACAACCGCAAGCACCGCAGTTGTTGGTGCTCGGAGTGACCACTGTATTTATTGATAGCGTGGTTATGTTGGGTTACACCTCATTAGCTTCACAAATGGGACGTTTTATTCGCTCAGATCGCATAATGGGTAAGATAAATAAAATATTTGGTGGTATGTTCATGGGCTGCGGCGCTTTGCTGGCTGCTGCCAAAGCTTAA
- a CDS encoding ArsJ-associated glyceraldehyde-3-phosphate dehydrogenase: MTVKVGINGFGRIGRLALRAAFDWAEIEFVQINDVAGDTATLAHLLEFDSVQGRWNHEVAVEGDEMIINGQRIRTTQERDIDAIDWSGCDVVLEATGVHRKTSFLNKYLEQGVKRVVVSAPVKEEGIANIVVGVNDNIFDPAVHKIVTAASCTTNCLAPVVKVINEKLGIENAAFTTIHDLTNTQTILDAPHKDLRRARACGMSLIPTTTGSAKAIVEIFPELENRINGHAVRVPLANASLTDIIFEVKQDTTAEEVNAMLKEASENELKGILGFEERPLVSIDYKGDQRSTIVDALSTMLVGKRMVKIYAWYDNEMGYATRTTELVRTVGLA; encoded by the coding sequence ATGACAGTCAAAGTAGGTATTAATGGTTTTGGCCGTATCGGCCGTCTAGCACTTCGCGCAGCGTTTGATTGGGCGGAAATTGAGTTTGTTCAAATTAACGATGTAGCAGGCGATACAGCAACACTGGCGCACCTTCTTGAGTTCGATTCGGTTCAAGGTCGCTGGAACCACGAAGTCGCGGTTGAAGGCGATGAGATGATCATCAACGGTCAACGCATTAGAACTACGCAAGAGCGCGATATCGATGCGATCGATTGGTCTGGTTGCGATGTTGTCCTTGAAGCGACTGGTGTTCACCGCAAGACATCTTTCCTAAACAAATATCTAGAGCAAGGCGTGAAGCGCGTTGTGGTATCTGCGCCAGTGAAAGAAGAAGGCATCGCAAACATTGTTGTCGGTGTGAACGACAATATCTTCGATCCTGCGGTACATAAAATCGTAACGGCAGCGTCTTGTACAACGAACTGTCTCGCGCCAGTGGTTAAGGTGATCAACGAGAAGCTTGGCATCGAGAACGCAGCCTTTACCACTATTCACGATCTCACCAATACACAAACTATTCTTGATGCGCCGCACAAAGACCTACGTCGTGCTCGTGCATGTGGTATGAGTCTTATCCCGACAACAACGGGCAGTGCAAAAGCGATTGTTGAGATTTTCCCGGAGCTTGAAAATCGTATTAATGGCCACGCGGTTCGTGTACCACTAGCGAACGCCTCTCTGACCGACATTATCTTCGAAGTGAAGCAAGACACCACTGCTGAAGAAGTCAACGCGATGCTGAAAGAAGCGTCTGAGAATGAACTGAAAGGCATTCTTGGTTTTGAAGAGCGTCCCCTGGTTTCTATCGATTACAAAGGCGACCAACGCTCAACGATCGTAGATGCGCTATCAACCATGCTAGTCGGTAAGCGCATGGTTAAGATTTACGCTTGGTACGACAACGAGATGGGCTACGCAACACGTACGACAGAGCTAGTACGTACAGTTGGCCTAGCTTAA
- a CDS encoding metalloregulator ArsR/SmtB family transcription factor, with the protein MLPHQFFKLLSDETRVRCLMLIVRQECLSVGELTQALQESQPKISRHLAQLRSNGILTDVRQGQWVFYRLSQDLPGWMLKLIDDLIASNCLKTEYQQDIERLEAMTSRPQCCV; encoded by the coding sequence ATGCTTCCTCACCAATTTTTTAAATTACTGTCTGATGAAACGCGAGTGCGTTGCTTAATGTTGATTGTGCGCCAGGAGTGCCTATCTGTTGGTGAGTTGACTCAGGCATTACAAGAAAGTCAGCCAAAGATTTCCCGCCATCTTGCGCAGTTGCGTTCAAACGGCATTTTAACTGACGTTCGCCAAGGGCAGTGGGTGTTCTACCGTCTGTCACAAGATTTACCGGGTTGGATGCTAAAGTTAATTGATGACCTTATCGCATCGAACTGTTTGAAAACTGAATACCAACAGGATATTGAGCGCCTAGAAGCCATGACTTCACGCCCTCAATGTTGCGTTTAA
- a CDS encoding EAL and HDOD domain-containing protein, whose protein sequence is MTATYVARQPILNRNKNTLGYELLFRDGDRNAYPAHIESNRATYRLIVENFLSVGLNPSIPSSRCFINFPYQSLIRRLPMSLPKDKVVVEILETCQPTDELLEVIKELYQAGYMIALDDFTSTPEWERFLQYTHIVKLDIMQMGLDAACELVKKHEGKKYSFLAERVETEQEFQQAKEAGFKFFQGYFFSKPEIIKTKYISPEQVIAMELFQEVCKPDVDFQRVESIVAKDIALSYKLLRFVNTMSPRLEVTISSFRQALVYLGQEKLKMFVSLAVASYVSDKKPKELYGLSLQRAQFCQRMSRYQVFKGHTEQAFMIGLFSLLDALLDLSLENLIEQLPLCTSIKVALLRREGPYGALLALEESFEHADWQKIDDHCADLGLNVEQVKTELTEARRWSHIVTNKL, encoded by the coding sequence ATGACCGCTACGTACGTTGCTCGACAACCTATCTTAAACCGTAACAAGAACACGCTTGGTTATGAGCTGCTGTTTCGTGACGGTGATAGGAATGCCTACCCCGCGCATATTGAGTCTAATCGAGCAACGTATCGCCTGATCGTTGAAAACTTCTTGTCCGTTGGGCTTAACCCTTCGATCCCATCTTCACGCTGCTTTATTAATTTTCCGTATCAAAGCTTGATTCGCCGTCTTCCAATGAGCTTACCGAAAGATAAGGTCGTAGTTGAGATTCTTGAAACCTGCCAACCGACCGATGAGCTATTAGAGGTAATCAAAGAGCTTTATCAAGCAGGGTATATGATTGCCCTAGATGACTTTACTTCGACACCTGAGTGGGAACGTTTCCTTCAATATACGCATATTGTTAAGCTTGATATCATGCAGATGGGGTTGGATGCGGCGTGTGAGTTAGTCAAAAAGCACGAAGGGAAGAAGTATAGTTTTCTTGCTGAGCGGGTTGAAACGGAACAAGAGTTCCAACAAGCGAAAGAAGCAGGGTTTAAGTTTTTCCAAGGCTATTTCTTTAGTAAGCCCGAAATCATAAAGACTAAGTATATTAGCCCAGAGCAAGTGATAGCGATGGAGCTATTCCAAGAGGTCTGTAAGCCGGATGTCGACTTCCAACGTGTTGAAAGCATCGTCGCGAAAGATATTGCCTTATCCTATAAGCTTCTGCGCTTTGTGAACACTATGTCACCCCGCCTTGAGGTCACCATCTCTTCATTTCGTCAGGCCTTGGTTTATTTAGGGCAAGAGAAACTGAAAATGTTTGTCTCGCTAGCAGTAGCGTCTTATGTCTCTGATAAAAAGCCCAAAGAACTGTATGGCCTGTCTTTGCAGCGTGCGCAGTTTTGCCAACGGATGTCTCGTTACCAAGTATTTAAAGGGCATACTGAACAAGCCTTTATGATTGGTTTGTTCTCATTACTTGATGCATTGCTCGATCTGTCGTTAGAGAACTTAATTGAACAATTACCGTTATGCACAAGTATTAAGGTGGCTTTGCTGCGTAGAGAAGGTCCATATGGCGCATTATTAGCACTTGAAGAAAGTTTCGAACATGCTGATTGGCAAAAGATTGATGATCACTGTGCTGATCTAGGGTTGAACGTGGAACAAGTGAAAACAGAACTCACTGAAGCTCGACGCTGGAGCCATATTGTTACCAACAAACTCTGA
- a CDS encoding cyclin-dependent kinase inhibitor 3 family protein has protein sequence MMMTNSQVHPTWQLDLETGALVLTPCPGTKDADLDASLTQLKAQGVEAIVTALDSEELASKNVSELGEKAQALGMQWFQIEIEDDCAPGTDFAAKWRATSPVLHQIVDNGGKVAMHCMGGSGRTGLLAAHLLLEKNWDMNKIVQEVQALRPGAFTKAIQVEYINGVASA, from the coding sequence ATGATGATGACAAATTCTCAAGTACACCCAACATGGCAACTAGATCTAGAAACTGGTGCGTTAGTGCTTACTCCGTGCCCAGGCACTAAAGACGCTGACCTAGATGCATCGTTAACGCAACTGAAAGCACAAGGCGTTGAAGCGATTGTGACAGCTTTAGACAGTGAAGAACTGGCAAGCAAGAATGTTTCTGAGCTAGGTGAGAAAGCGCAAGCACTAGGCATGCAATGGTTCCAAATAGAAATCGAAGACGATTGTGCACCGGGTACCGATTTTGCTGCGAAGTGGCGGGCGACTAGTCCAGTTTTACACCAAATTGTGGATAACGGCGGCAAGGTAGCAATGCACTGCATGGGCGGTTCTGGCCGTACTGGTTTGCTGGCTGCACACCTGTTGTTAGAGAAGAACTGGGACATGAACAAGATTGTTCAAGAGGTGCAGGCACTGCGTCCGGGCGCATTCACTAAAGCCATTCAGGTTGAATACATTAATGGCGTAGCTTCTGCGTAG
- a CDS encoding Cof-type HAD-IIB family hydrolase: MTIPALKDSVKIVASDLDGTLLAPNHQLSDFTKLTLKKLHEQGYTFIFATGRHHVDVAGIRQIAGIPAYMITSNGARVHDQNDQLMYSQDVPQKLVQPVIDIVRQDPNIFIHMYQNEDWLLDREDEMLAKFHSESGFSYKRFEADNAPSDGIAKVFFTHPEQDHEYLVTFEQKLKDAFGDKLNIAFSTPWCLEVMAAEVSKGHALDAVAKSLNLTLDNCVAFGDGMNDAEMLAMAGKGLIMGTSHEKVMKALPDNEVIGSNADDAVAHYLEKHLL, from the coding sequence ATGACTATTCCTGCACTTAAAGATTCCGTGAAAATTGTTGCTTCTGATTTAGATGGTACGCTTTTGGCTCCCAACCATCAGCTAAGCGACTTTACCAAACTAACGCTTAAGAAGTTACACGAGCAAGGTTACACCTTTATCTTCGCTACGGGTCGCCATCACGTCGACGTAGCAGGGATTCGTCAAATCGCAGGGATTCCGGCATACATGATCACGTCAAACGGTGCTCGCGTGCACGACCAGAACGATCAACTGATGTATAGCCAGGACGTGCCTCAGAAATTAGTTCAACCAGTTATTGATATTGTTCGCCAAGATCCAAATATTTTTATTCATATGTATCAGAATGAAGATTGGCTACTCGACCGTGAAGACGAAATGCTCGCTAAGTTCCATAGTGAGTCTGGCTTTAGCTACAAGCGATTTGAAGCTGATAATGCCCCAAGCGACGGCATTGCTAAAGTCTTCTTCACACATCCAGAGCAAGACCACGAATATCTGGTCACGTTTGAGCAAAAGCTAAAAGATGCGTTTGGAGACAAACTGAACATCGCCTTCTCAACACCTTGGTGTTTAGAGGTGATGGCCGCTGAAGTATCTAAAGGCCACGCCTTGGACGCTGTTGCGAAATCATTGAACCTGACACTGGATAACTGTGTTGCCTTTGGTGATGGCATGAATGACGCAGAGATGCTGGCGATGGCGGGTAAAGGTCTAATCATGGGCACATCACATGAAAAGGTGATGAAAGCTCTACCAGACAATGAAGTGATTGGCAGCAACGCAGACGACGCCGTTGCTCACTATCTAGAAAAGCACCTGCTCTAA
- a CDS encoding DUF2500 domain-containing protein has product MPNSLFFAIFALAGLAAWVFLGFYRKHSQGENAPEKKVNVTVLDKQSIDLPDAEPGQEDQEYWIYVQRGVVGPKREFQVGIHYFHALNPGDKGTLTYQGDKFLHFALKR; this is encoded by the coding sequence ATGCCTAATTCACTCTTTTTTGCCATCTTTGCACTCGCCGGTCTAGCGGCTTGGGTATTTCTTGGTTTCTATCGAAAGCACTCACAAGGTGAAAATGCGCCAGAAAAGAAAGTGAACGTCACTGTGTTGGACAAACAATCCATCGACCTTCCTGATGCAGAACCTGGCCAAGAAGATCAAGAGTATTGGATTTACGTTCAACGTGGTGTGGTTGGTCCAAAACGAGAGTTCCAAGTCGGAATCCACTACTTCCACGCCCTGAACCCTGGCGACAAAGGTACCTTAACCTACCAAGGCGATAAGTTCTTACACTTTGCATTGAAGCGCTAA
- a CDS encoding YecH family metal-binding protein: MTTEIHAHNVLNLLSEKPLTREELTQELAQTYGAEARFHTCKLNGLDLDGLLKFFLKMEKVVIIDDKLCTNRERVCNH, translated from the coding sequence ATGACCACTGAAATCCACGCACACAACGTTTTAAACCTACTGAGTGAAAAGCCACTGACTCGTGAAGAATTGACGCAAGAGCTCGCTCAAACCTATGGCGCTGAAGCTCGCTTTCATACGTGTAAGCTGAACGGTCTGGATTTAGATGGATTGCTGAAATTTTTCCTGAAAATGGAAAAGGTCGTGATCATTGATGACAAGCTTTGCACTAATCGCGAACGTGTTTGTAATCACTGA